From a region of the Arachis ipaensis cultivar K30076 chromosome B09, Araip1.1, whole genome shotgun sequence genome:
- the LOC110266380 gene encoding uncharacterized protein LOC110266380 encodes MVEVGPAPANEVIEGEVIGNGENEDKRRARARAWDRGMTGAPEQVENPSSLPEFRARIFIVLGEDRFKVQRLLRVDRVNLEEDTTRETCDDEGIASLGDVLRRAGVLRGVLG; translated from the exons ATGGTGGAGGTGGGGCCCGCACCAGCGAATGAGGTCATCGAAGGAGAGGTGATTGGGAACGGTGAGAATGAAGACAAGAGAAGAGCGAGAGCTAGGGCTTGGGATCGAGGAATGACAGGAGCTCCAGAACAAGTGGAGAACCCCTCTTCGCTCCCTGAATTTAGGGCTCGAATCTTCATCGTTCTCGGAGAAGATAGATTCAAGGTCCAGAGGCTGCTCCGAGTTGACCGAGTGAACTTGGAGGAAGACACCACCAGAGAGACTTGCGACG ACGAAGGCATCGCGAGCCTCGGCGATGTTCTTCGGAGGGCTGGGGTTCTTCGCGGAGTGCTGGGGTGA
- the LOC107615414 gene encoding 3-ketoacyl-CoA thiolase 1, peroxisomal-like yields MKLYHFIIVDPKTREEKQIIVSADDSIQPNSTLMDLTKLKPAFQKDSSTTAGNASQVSDGAAAVLLMKRRVAMQKGLSIIGTFRSFATVRVDPAIIGVGLAFAIPAAVKSTGLELHDIDLFEINEVLVLLVENANLFAIYFIMSVPC; encoded by the exons ATGAAATTATACCA TTTCATT ATTGTGGATCCAAAAACCAGAGAGGAAAAGCAAATTATAGTTTCGGCTGATGATAGTATTCAGCCTAACTCAACTTTGATGGATCTAACAAAGCTAAAGCCTGCATTCCAGAAAGATAGTTCAACAACAGCAG GCAATGCTAGTCAAGTTAGTGATGGTGCCGCAGCAGTTCTCCTGATGAAGAGAAGAGTAGCCATGCAAAAGGGGCTTTCGATTATTGGAACCTTCAG GAGTTTTGCTACTGTCAGAGTAGACCCTGCTATTATAGGAGTTGGCCTGGCATTTGCTATTCCAGCTGCAGTAAAATCTACTGGTCTTGAACTTCATGACATTGACTTGTTTGAAATCAATGAGGTACTGGTTTTACTAGTTGAAAATGCTAACCTATTTGCAATCTATTTTATTATGTCTGTACCATGCTGA